The following proteins are encoded in a genomic region of Desulfosporosinus youngiae DSM 17734:
- a CDS encoding RDD family protein: MKQSEYLRELKENLEGKLAPETVKDILADYESFFLAGREEGKTDDEISDGLGSPAFLAKSLLEGQAATENGLTVKPDKHIAHPGRRLCAYLIDAAIAFLPVLVLTSFLGSAIMSFYMFIFYPAPLSGASVFLSYAAYGEYKTTESYPVEVQVQPETNREIVREGGSNPERVQKDFPKPTAVKIAAAWFALAFYLLYSLVATLLFRGQTVGKKLLRLKVRRSDTGPVSSGSIFLRELLMKTVINSIPLVPLISLVTILYSEEHKTLHDMLADTIVVNV, from the coding sequence ATGAAACAATCCGAATACCTGCGGGAGCTGAAGGAAAACCTTGAGGGGAAACTGGCACCGGAAACAGTAAAGGACATTTTGGCTGATTACGAAAGTTTTTTCCTCGCCGGCAGAGAAGAGGGAAAAACGGATGATGAAATATCCGATGGACTTGGATCGCCTGCTTTTTTGGCGAAATCATTACTTGAGGGGCAAGCGGCAACTGAAAATGGACTGACGGTTAAGCCTGATAAACACATTGCCCATCCGGGCCGCCGCTTGTGTGCTTACTTGATTGATGCTGCCATCGCCTTCCTGCCGGTTCTGGTTCTCACATCTTTCTTAGGAAGCGCCATTATGTCCTTTTATATGTTTATTTTCTATCCCGCTCCCCTCTCCGGAGCCTCCGTTTTTTTGAGCTATGCCGCCTATGGCGAATATAAAACGACTGAGAGCTATCCTGTTGAAGTCCAAGTGCAACCGGAAACCAACCGGGAAATCGTCCGGGAAGGCGGCTCTAATCCTGAAAGGGTCCAAAAGGACTTCCCCAAACCTACTGCGGTTAAAATTGCCGCCGCCTGGTTTGCCCTGGCCTTTTATTTGCTTTATTCTTTGGTGGCCACTCTTCTCTTCCGAGGACAAACTGTCGGCAAAAAACTGCTGCGCCTTAAAGTACGCCGTTCGGATACCGGTCCGGTAAGCAGCGGCAGTATTTTTCTCCGCGAACTATTGATGAAAACTGTGATCAATTCCATTCCTCTGGTACCGCTGATCTCGCTGGTGACGATTTTATATAGCGAAGAGCATAAAACGCTCCACGACATGCTGGCCGATACCATTGTCGTCAATGTCTAG
- a CDS encoding ABC transporter ATP-binding protein, with amino-acid sequence MKLYRNYFRRYKVPFLAGVLCVTLEAVCDLLGPTLMAHIVNNGIEQGSLSGVYHWGTLMLAVTLIGACFAVTRNILASHVSQRMGANLRSDLFKKIISFSEDSADKIEAGSLITRMTNDTAQIVQFVNGIMRIFLKAPLTGLGSIILASLLNFRLSLIIYGVVAVVTLLIYISMKLSYPRFYQLQMAMDQVNLKVQEYLIGVRLVKAFGTYGKEIEKFDEENRNLRQRGISSQMVITLITPFLTLVVGVGTTAVIYLGSRLFMRDLANVGDMTAFTIYMAQILISLIMITNVFTMFVRTKASTARIREVLDSGEDFAPSQATGKLQGRITFDQVTFAYPKGSGVPAIRELSFTVNPGESLAIIGPTGSGKSTIAWLLLRFYDVDSGAIILDNSNLKELGSDVIRSNIAIVPQKPMLFSGSVAENLRWGNQHASPDQLKQAAEKAQADFIVEMAEGYDSLLGSAGVNLSGGQKQRISLARAILKKAPVLILDDATSALDAVTEAKVRENLKHQEDQQTVIIITQRCGTAMSADQILVMENGRKVGWGTHEELLRSCEVYQDIYHTQIESSREG; translated from the coding sequence ATGAAGTTATACCGTAATTATTTCAGAAGGTACAAAGTGCCCTTTTTGGCAGGGGTTTTGTGTGTAACCCTGGAAGCAGTCTGCGATTTGCTGGGCCCTACCCTGATGGCCCATATCGTAAACAACGGAATTGAACAAGGCTCTCTGAGCGGGGTTTATCACTGGGGCACCCTGATGCTGGCTGTAACCTTGATCGGGGCTTGTTTTGCCGTGACCAGAAATATTCTAGCCAGCCATGTTTCCCAAAGAATGGGGGCGAATTTACGGTCAGACTTATTCAAGAAAATCATCTCTTTTTCAGAAGACAGTGCGGATAAAATCGAAGCGGGTTCCCTGATCACCAGAATGACCAATGACACTGCCCAAATCGTCCAGTTCGTCAATGGCATTATGCGTATTTTTCTGAAGGCCCCCCTGACCGGCTTGGGCAGTATTATCCTGGCCAGTTTGCTGAACTTCCGGCTCAGTCTGATTATCTATGGGGTGGTAGCTGTGGTTACCCTCTTGATTTATATCAGTATGAAACTCAGCTATCCCAGATTTTATCAACTGCAAATGGCTATGGATCAGGTCAATTTGAAGGTGCAGGAATATTTAATCGGGGTCCGGCTGGTCAAGGCCTTTGGTACTTACGGTAAGGAGATCGAAAAGTTTGACGAGGAGAATCGGAACTTAAGGCAGCGGGGAATATCCTCTCAAATGGTGATTACCCTTATCACGCCTTTTTTAACCCTGGTCGTCGGGGTCGGAACCACGGCAGTGATCTATCTGGGCAGCAGATTGTTTATGAGGGACCTGGCCAATGTTGGGGATATGACGGCCTTTACCATCTATATGGCTCAGATCCTGATCTCCCTGATTATGATCACCAATGTTTTTACCATGTTCGTGCGTACCAAGGCTTCGACGGCCCGCATCAGGGAAGTCCTGGACAGTGGGGAAGATTTCGCCCCCAGCCAGGCAACCGGAAAACTGCAGGGCCGGATCACCTTTGATCAGGTGACCTTTGCTTACCCCAAGGGCAGCGGAGTTCCGGCAATCCGGGAGCTTTCCTTCACGGTGAATCCCGGAGAAAGCCTGGCGATTATCGGCCCGACGGGAAGCGGCAAATCAACCATTGCCTGGCTGCTGCTCCGCTTCTACGATGTGGACAGCGGTGCAATCATCCTGGACAATTCTAATCTCAAAGAGCTGGGCAGCGACGTAATCCGCAGCAATATAGCCATAGTTCCTCAGAAACCCATGCTGTTTTCCGGCTCTGTGGCGGAAAATCTCCGCTGGGGGAATCAGCATGCCTCTCCGGATCAGCTTAAGCAGGCCGCAGAAAAAGCCCAGGCTGACTTTATCGTGGAGATGGCGGAGGGGTATGACAGTCTGCTGGGCAGCGCAGGGGTCAATTTATCGGGAGGCCAGAAACAGCGGATTTCCCTGGCCAGGGCTATCTTGAAAAAAGCTCCGGTCCTGATTTTAGATGATGCCACCAGTGCTTTGGATGCCGTAACCGAAGCCAAAGTGCGGGAAAACCTGAAGCATCAAGAGGATCAGCAGACCGTCATTATCATCACCCAGCGCTGCGGAACAGCCATGTCCGCAGATCAGATTCTGGTCATGGAGAATGGCCGGAAGGTGGGCTGGGGAACTCACGAAGAATTGCTGAGGTCCTGCGAAGTTTATCAGGATATTTATCATACCCAGATCGAAAGCAGCAGGGAGGGATAA
- a CDS encoding SGNH/GDSL hydrolase family protein — protein sequence MKKLMMGFLIGILLVGLTACGNTTAEKDVKLKFENSVFMGDSITGGFTVHEILPEERVIAGAGATAGFSYDDLGALAAKKPDKVFIMLGSDDMLMPVDDPQELFRHDLTKLINKIKEELPGCEIYLQSITPVTREALQREPRYAGIEKYNELLQELAGKLSVHYADIGVLAKENPALFAEDGVHFKKEFYRLWLKKLSESF from the coding sequence ATGAAAAAATTAATGATGGGTTTCCTGATCGGCATTCTTTTGGTGGGTCTGACTGCCTGCGGGAATACAACCGCGGAAAAGGATGTAAAACTTAAGTTTGAAAACAGCGTATTTATGGGAGATTCCATTACCGGAGGTTTTACCGTTCATGAAATCCTGCCGGAAGAACGGGTAATCGCTGGGGCGGGAGCCACAGCTGGTTTTAGCTATGATGACCTTGGTGCTTTGGCTGCCAAGAAACCGGATAAGGTCTTTATCATGTTGGGATCAGATGACATGCTCATGCCTGTGGATGATCCTCAGGAATTATTCAGACATGATTTAACCAAACTGATTAACAAGATAAAGGAAGAGCTGCCTGGCTGTGAAATCTATCTTCAATCCATAACTCCTGTAACCCGGGAGGCCTTACAACGAGAACCCCGCTATGCAGGAATAGAGAAATATAACGAGCTTTTGCAGGAATTGGCGGGCAAATTATCCGTTCATTATGCAGACATTGGAGTATTGGCCAAGGAAAACCCTGCTTTATTTGCCGAAGATGGTGTTCATTTTAAGAAAGAATTTTACCGGCTGTGGCTGAAGAAACTCTCTGAATCATTTTAG
- a CDS encoding YdcF family protein, which translates to MENKRASIVFVLLGWVGILDTIFVLGFNGGINLGTLLPGILGAAMLLWRFKGNYLKRHFLKDRFIWLRRFVRLGILTLLASFLLIESLLLYNTQDPVPNQVDYLIILGAGLNGDKLSWTLWERVDRGLKILQDNRDMRVVVSGGKGPGEWITEAEAMQRYLVEQGIAKERIIKEERATSTMENFRYSRELLGQQPGYEPAEPVLVITNDFHMFRSKILAKRNGLNPVGVPSATPWYLRPNVYLREYFAVVKSLIFDR; encoded by the coding sequence TTGGAAAACAAGCGAGCTTCGATAGTTTTTGTTCTATTGGGATGGGTGGGAATTCTAGATACGATTTTCGTTCTTGGATTTAATGGAGGTATCAATCTTGGAACCCTTTTGCCTGGTATCCTTGGCGCTGCCATGCTCTTGTGGAGATTTAAAGGAAACTATTTAAAGCGACATTTTCTTAAAGATCGCTTTATATGGCTTCGCCGGTTCGTTCGTTTGGGTATCTTGACTCTCCTTGCTTCGTTTCTTCTTATTGAGAGTTTGCTTCTGTATAATACCCAAGACCCGGTACCCAATCAAGTGGATTACCTAATTATTCTTGGGGCGGGGCTAAATGGAGATAAACTCTCTTGGACTCTTTGGGAACGGGTTGATAGGGGTTTGAAAATTCTGCAGGATAATCGGGATATGAGAGTTGTGGTTTCTGGCGGGAAGGGACCAGGAGAGTGGATAACAGAAGCCGAAGCTATGCAGCGCTACCTGGTTGAGCAGGGCATCGCCAAGGAACGAATTATCAAGGAAGAACGGGCGACAAGCACGATGGAAAATTTCCGTTATTCGCGGGAGCTTCTTGGGCAACAGCCAGGTTATGAACCTGCTGAGCCTGTGCTGGTCATCACGAATGATTTCCATATGTTTCGTTCGAAGATTCTGGCCAAGCGCAATGGACTGAATCCCGTAGGCGTTCCTTCAGCGACTCCTTGGTATTTAAGACCAAATGTTTACTTAAGGGAGTATTTTGCCGTTGTAAAGTCTTTGATCTTTGATCGGTAA
- a CDS encoding MBOAT family O-acyltransferase, which translates to MVFSSLFFTFAFLPVTVMLYYCLGKQLRNIVLLTASLFFYAWGEPVYVLLMGVSIMINYCLGTLLGRDAAGRRNRRLLLSISLVFNLGCLAYFKYLGMIITTIAALGGWNLQAGTPDLPLGISFYTFQALAYLIEVYRGNIKAQKSLILFALYIAMFPQLVAGPIVNYADIESQLADRRMTFRKFYTGLRRFLCGLAKKVLLANNIGLLWSEVKAMPGTEISVLMAWAGIVAFTLQIYFDFSGYSDMAIGLGKMFGFRFKKNFRYPYSSQSISEFWRRWHISLGAWFKEYVYIPLGGSRAGKWKLLRNLFGVWFLTGLWHGASWNFVVWGLYFGTLIYAEKVFLQKSMARWTKALRHIYVLLLVVIGWVFFEFANLWDGLSFLGIMFGVSGNMLMDHQGIGKLQAYAHLYVVCILAASPLFLKRMACYSYRLAVNLYYCAIIILSTAYMVASTYNPFIYFRF; encoded by the coding sequence ATGGTTTTCAGCAGCCTGTTTTTTACTTTTGCTTTTTTGCCGGTCACAGTCATGCTCTATTATTGCTTAGGAAAGCAGTTGAGGAATATTGTCCTGCTTACGGCCAGCCTGTTTTTCTATGCCTGGGGAGAACCTGTTTATGTGTTATTGATGGGCGTTTCTATCATGATTAATTACTGTCTGGGCACTCTCTTAGGCAGGGATGCTGCCGGCAGACGGAACCGGCGGCTTCTTTTAAGCATAAGCCTGGTTTTTAATTTAGGCTGTCTCGCTTATTTTAAATACTTGGGCATGATCATCACTACCATAGCAGCCCTGGGCGGCTGGAATTTGCAGGCGGGAACACCAGACCTTCCCCTGGGAATTTCCTTTTACACTTTTCAGGCACTGGCTTATCTGATTGAGGTATACCGGGGAAACATAAAAGCGCAGAAAAGCCTGATTCTTTTTGCTCTTTATATTGCTATGTTCCCCCAGTTGGTGGCCGGGCCGATTGTCAACTATGCAGACATTGAATCCCAGTTAGCGGACCGGAGGATGACTTTCAGAAAGTTTTACACCGGGCTGAGGCGTTTCCTGTGCGGTCTGGCGAAAAAAGTGCTTCTTGCCAATAATATCGGCCTGCTCTGGTCCGAAGTCAAAGCCATGCCCGGGACAGAAATTTCAGTGCTCATGGCCTGGGCCGGGATTGTGGCCTTTACCTTGCAGATTTATTTCGATTTCAGCGGGTATTCGGATATGGCCATCGGCTTGGGAAAAATGTTTGGCTTCCGGTTCAAGAAAAACTTCCGCTATCCCTATAGTTCTCAAAGTATCTCGGAATTCTGGAGGCGGTGGCATATCTCCCTGGGTGCATGGTTCAAGGAATATGTCTATATACCTTTGGGCGGGAGCCGGGCCGGCAAGTGGAAACTGCTGAGGAACCTGTTCGGCGTCTGGTTCCTCACCGGGCTCTGGCATGGTGCCAGCTGGAATTTTGTTGTATGGGGGCTTTATTTCGGAACGTTAATCTATGCAGAAAAAGTGTTTTTGCAGAAAAGCATGGCACGCTGGACAAAGGCTCTCCGCCATATATACGTATTGCTGCTGGTTGTTATAGGCTGGGTGTTTTTTGAATTTGCCAATCTATGGGATGGGCTGAGTTTTTTAGGGATTATGTTTGGAGTGAGCGGGAACATGCTTATGGATCACCAAGGAATCGGGAAGTTGCAAGCTTATGCTCACTTATATGTTGTTTGTATCCTTGCCGCTTCACCATTATTCTTAAAGAGAATGGCCTGCTATAGTTACAGATTAGCAGTAAACTTGTACTATTGTGCAATTATCATTTTATCAACCGCCTATATGGTTGCTTCAACCTACAACCCCTTTATCTATTTTCGATTTTAA
- a CDS encoding type II toxin-antitoxin system Phd/YefM family antitoxin produces MNDINHKEHQKPDNIITATELKSNLGTYLDYVINNNEVVITKNGKKAVRLTPYITDSDRYFLMKEKALEYQYRGQIVSYEEFREIYEKSDLRMEFINGEIVLLSSPSIIHQEISGNLYVGFKEYLKGKGCKVFYAPFDVHFRKEGFPDPDVMQPDLLVACDVAETTDEKGRYMGTPVLVVEILSPSTRSKDMVDKLNTFMISGVSEFWIVDPDQEIILVYGFKDLDIDHFRIYRKQETVRSYWFPDLEIAGAMVFP; encoded by the coding sequence ATGAACGATATAAACCATAAAGAACATCAAAAACCGGACAATATAATTACAGCCACCGAGCTTAAAAGCAATCTCGGGACATATTTGGATTATGTCATCAATAATAATGAAGTGGTTATTACCAAAAACGGTAAAAAAGCAGTGAGGCTTACACCTTACATTACAGACAGCGATCGCTATTTTCTCATGAAGGAGAAGGCCTTGGAGTACCAGTACAGAGGCCAGATAGTTTCCTATGAGGAATTTAGGGAAATCTACGAAAAAAGCGATTTGCGCATGGAATTCATCAACGGTGAAATTGTGCTGTTAAGCTCGCCAAGCATTATCCATCAAGAAATCTCGGGAAACTTATATGTCGGATTCAAGGAGTATCTCAAAGGGAAAGGATGTAAGGTATTTTATGCCCCTTTCGATGTACATTTCCGGAAAGAAGGCTTCCCAGACCCTGATGTAATGCAGCCCGATCTGCTTGTTGCTTGTGATGTGGCTGAGACTACCGATGAAAAAGGCCGGTATATGGGCACGCCGGTTTTGGTTGTTGAGATCTTATCGCCAAGCACCAGGTCCAAAGATATGGTGGATAAGCTGAATACCTTTATGATTTCCGGGGTCAGTGAGTTTTGGATTGTCGATCCTGATCAGGAGATTATACTGGTTTATGGTTTTAAAGATCTGGATATTGATCATTTTAGGATCTACAGGAAGCAGGAAACAGTTCGGTCGTATTGGTTTCCTGATTTGGAAATTGCAGGGGCTATGGTTTTCCCTTAA
- a CDS encoding methyl-accepting chemotaxis protein, with protein sequence MSLSKKIIIPVVAVVAAVVFLLGYSIHGSINGNLSGFYQENLNKKADAFQSEIDTMKTKALNGADWFESSADLLQAYQANDRQTAIELGQLAMESFGLDYFLITDLEGNVFVRAHEPEKFGDSIAGQINIQKAVRGEKNVGIEEGKEVGLSIRAGCPLRNANGDITGVISTGYVFASEAFVDRFKKLFNSEITVFSGDERLMTTLLDEKGERIIGTRLQSQQITDQVLKKGQIYYGQSNIGDIEYSALYLPVVDVDNKIAGMMFIGDNTGLINSLVGETTQKIGLASLVLAVFLILALALIVRRVVIKPLGGILAVLKGAAEGKGDLTIRVQEQSKDELGELGKYFNLFVGEMQGLVKSIGSSTGQVSAFTEQMAANADQTSRAAEEIAVTISRLAEGANTQALSVKQGTDMIEAINKAIIAIKNSTGHLVKVSGETHKTMETGFQAIATQFDAMEENKKASTGVVNKINALANKSDEIGQIVNVINDIASQTNLLALNAAIEAARAGEQGRGFAVVAEEVRKLAEKSTVATQEIAGLIQEILKGIFETEQEVLLASQAVSAQESAINETQDSLRDIQGAVEKIMTETGSISLAAIGLGREVKNVVQTMNSVAEVAEESAASTQEASAATQEQTSSLEEIAANARQMNNAAEDLKNKVKRFTVA encoded by the coding sequence ATGAGTTTAAGTAAAAAAATAATTATCCCCGTGGTTGCCGTGGTAGCTGCAGTGGTTTTTCTTCTAGGATACAGCATTCACGGAAGTATTAATGGAAACCTTTCCGGGTTTTATCAGGAGAATTTAAACAAAAAAGCAGATGCTTTTCAATCAGAAATAGACACAATGAAAACAAAGGCCTTGAATGGTGCGGACTGGTTTGAAAGTTCCGCCGATCTGCTCCAGGCCTATCAGGCGAACGATCGCCAGACGGCTATTGAACTCGGACAATTGGCAATGGAGTCTTTCGGACTGGACTATTTTCTGATTACGGACTTAGAAGGCAACGTTTTTGTCAGGGCTCATGAACCGGAGAAATTCGGGGATAGTATTGCCGGTCAAATCAATATTCAGAAGGCCGTCCGGGGAGAAAAAAATGTTGGGATCGAAGAAGGAAAAGAGGTCGGGCTTTCTATCCGGGCGGGTTGTCCACTTAGAAATGCCAACGGTGACATTACCGGAGTTATTTCCACCGGCTATGTATTTGCCAGCGAAGCCTTTGTCGACAGGTTCAAGAAATTGTTTAATTCGGAAATTACTGTTTTCAGTGGTGATGAGAGGTTAATGACGACATTGCTGGATGAAAAAGGGGAGCGGATTATTGGAACCAGACTGCAAAGCCAGCAAATAACAGATCAGGTGCTGAAGAAAGGACAAATATATTATGGTCAATCCAATATCGGAGACATCGAATATAGTGCTCTTTACCTGCCCGTGGTCGATGTAGACAATAAAATTGCCGGCATGATGTTCATTGGTGATAATACCGGATTGATCAATAGCCTGGTAGGGGAGACAACCCAAAAAATAGGACTGGCTTCTCTAGTTTTAGCTGTTTTCCTTATTCTTGCCCTGGCTTTGATTGTCAGGAGAGTGGTTATCAAGCCGCTCGGGGGGATACTGGCTGTTCTGAAAGGGGCAGCCGAAGGAAAAGGAGATCTTACCATAAGAGTTCAGGAGCAATCCAAAGACGAACTTGGTGAATTGGGCAAATATTTTAACCTGTTTGTAGGAGAAATGCAAGGATTGGTTAAGAGCATTGGCAGCTCCACAGGCCAAGTAAGCGCTTTTACAGAGCAGATGGCGGCTAATGCTGATCAAACCAGCAGGGCTGCTGAAGAGATTGCTGTAACCATCTCTCGTTTGGCCGAAGGTGCCAATACCCAGGCCTTGTCCGTAAAACAAGGAACAGATATGATTGAAGCAATCAATAAGGCAATTATAGCGATAAAAAATAGTACGGGCCATCTGGTTAAGGTCAGCGGGGAAACCCATAAAACCATGGAAACAGGATTCCAGGCCATTGCTACCCAATTTGATGCCATGGAAGAAAACAAAAAAGCTTCGACGGGCGTGGTTAATAAAATTAATGCTTTGGCCAATAAATCCGATGAAATCGGACAGATCGTCAATGTTATTAACGATATTGCTTCTCAAACTAATCTGTTGGCCTTGAATGCGGCTATTGAGGCGGCCAGAGCAGGGGAGCAAGGAAGGGGTTTCGCAGTCGTCGCCGAAGAAGTGCGCAAACTGGCGGAAAAGTCCACGGTTGCTACCCAGGAAATTGCCGGTCTGATCCAGGAAATCTTGAAAGGGATTTTTGAAACCGAGCAGGAAGTGTTGCTGGCAAGTCAAGCTGTGAGCGCTCAGGAATCAGCGATTAATGAAACCCAAGATTCCCTTCGCGATATCCAAGGAGCCGTCGAAAAGATTATGACGGAAACGGGCAGCATCTCTTTGGCCGCGATTGGGCTTGGCCGGGAAGTTAAAAACGTGGTACAGACGATGAACAGCGTTGCCGAAGTAGCGGAAGAGAGCGCCGCTTCTACCCAAGAGGCTTCAGCAGCTACACAAGAGCAAACATCCTCGCTGGAAGAAATAGCTGCCAACGCCCGGCAGATGAATAATGCGGCGGAAGATCTTAAAAATAAGGTAAAAAGATTCACCGTAGCTTGA
- a CDS encoding GGDEF domain-containing protein, producing the protein MLKENMHSEAGGSQPLDIRLSLYRTIIAAGAGLAIFSIVGNYIGGFPAIINYKWVFLFLICTIAFLFSKSPKYTSHMFGVFIFIIGCFLPFAFIDSGGSKNNAVGYIFLLLISITYLFSGWKRIFLVIMLITVFISLYMLEFCFPDLIPVYADSSQLIDSMFQIPLLISASFLILLRFAKEYERVNQKLVFFANYDELTGLCNRRMFNKAMEKAMECRDQPTYLVLLDLDHFKIINDNHGHHRGDEVLVELSGLLKQHFDLNRQVVSRWGGDEFAIIYSGPKDELVGLLDNVSALFYTYVKRYEESAGVSTSIVSFSDFESETEALIAADHLLYAVKNEKAQPIIN; encoded by the coding sequence TTGCTTAAAGAAAATATGCACAGCGAAGCAGGAGGCTCCCAACCATTGGATATCCGTCTGAGTCTATATAGAACGATTATTGCCGCAGGTGCAGGTTTAGCTATTTTTAGTATTGTTGGGAATTATATAGGGGGCTTCCCAGCGATCATCAATTATAAATGGGTATTTCTTTTTTTGATCTGTACCATTGCTTTTTTATTTTCAAAGAGCCCAAAATACACGAGCCATATGTTCGGAGTGTTCATATTTATAATTGGCTGTTTCCTGCCTTTTGCCTTTATAGATTCAGGCGGCAGCAAGAATAATGCTGTTGGCTATATTTTTTTGCTGCTGATTTCCATCACCTATCTTTTCTCGGGATGGAAACGTATTTTTCTGGTAATTATGCTGATCACAGTATTTATAAGCCTTTACATGCTGGAATTTTGTTTTCCTGATTTGATTCCCGTGTACGCCGACTCAAGTCAATTAATTGACAGCATGTTTCAGATCCCCCTGTTGATTTCTGCCTCCTTCTTGATTCTGCTTCGATTTGCCAAGGAATATGAACGGGTTAACCAAAAACTCGTTTTTTTCGCCAACTATGACGAACTGACGGGTTTATGCAATCGCAGAATGTTCAATAAAGCGATGGAGAAGGCTATGGAATGCAGAGACCAGCCCACTTACCTGGTACTGCTGGATCTCGATCACTTTAAAATAATCAACGACAATCATGGCCATCATAGAGGAGATGAAGTGCTGGTAGAATTGTCCGGACTTTTAAAACAACATTTTGATCTGAACCGGCAGGTGGTCAGCCGTTGGGGAGGGGATGAATTTGCAATTATTTACTCTGGTCCAAAAGATGAATTGGTTGGCCTTTTAGATAATGTCAGCGCTTTATTTTATACTTATGTCAAACGCTATGAAGAATCTGCGGGAGTCAGTACCAGTATTGTTTCCTTCAGCGACTTTGAATCAGAAACAGAGGCCCTGATTGCGGCAGACCATTTGTTGTATGCTGTAAAAAATGAAAAAGCTCAGCCTATCATCAACTGA
- a CDS encoding PadR family transcriptional regulator has product MDTQMKKGILEMCILYRLKDKELYGYELMKSIRQVFPDVYEGSIYTILRRLNATGHTQITPKKSVTGPDRKYYSLTPAGLEYLGQMLAEWKEILDSVSALGIQI; this is encoded by the coding sequence ATGGATACCCAAATGAAAAAAGGGATACTGGAAATGTGCATCCTGTACCGGCTGAAAGATAAGGAGCTTTACGGGTACGAGCTGATGAAATCGATCCGTCAGGTTTTTCCTGATGTTTATGAGGGATCAATCTATACCATTCTCCGCCGCTTAAACGCCACAGGCCATACCCAAATTACCCCCAAAAAATCAGTAACCGGCCCGGACCGCAAATACTACAGCCTCACCCCGGCGGGTTTGGAATATTTAGGCCAGATGCTGGCCGAGTGGAAAGAGATCCTGGACAGTGTATCTGCCTTGGGAATTCAGATTTGA